In Salmo salar chromosome ssa03, Ssal_v3.1, whole genome shotgun sequence, a single genomic region encodes these proteins:
- the LOC106601336 gene encoding myosin-9 isoform X2, with protein sequence MATDADKFLYVDRNMVNNPLAQADWATKKLVWVPSERLGFEAGSVKEERGEECLVELADSGKKVKVNKDDIQKMNPPKFSKVEDMAELTCLNEASVLHNLKERYYSGLIYTYSGLFCVVINPYKNLPIYSEEIVDMYKGKKRHEMPPHIYAITDTAYRSMMQDREDQSILCTGESGAGKTENTKKVIQYLAHVASSHKTKKDQGELEKQLLQANPILEAFGNGKTVKNDNSSRFGKFIRINFDVNGYIVGANIETYLLEKSRAIRQAKDERTFHVFYYMLTGAGDKLRSELCLEGYNNYRFLVNGNVTIPGQQDKDLFTETLEAFRIMGIPEDEQIGLLKVVSSVLQLGNMSFKKERHSDQASMPDDTAAQKVCHLMGMSVTDFTRAILSPRIKVGRDYVQKAQTQEQAEFAVEALAKATYERMFRWLVMRINKALDKTKRQGASFIGILDIAGFEIFELNSFEQLCINYTNEKLQQLFNHTMFILEQEEYQREGIEWSFIDFGLDLQPCIDLIEKPASPPGILALLDEECWFPKATDKSFVEKVLQEQGTHSKFHKPKKLKDEADFCIIHYAGKVDYKADEWLMKNMDPLNDNVATLLNQSTDKFVSELWKDVDRIVGLDKVAGMSEMPGAFKTRKGMFRTVGQLYKEQLSKLMATLRNTNPNFVRCIIPNHEKKAGKLDPHLVLDQLRCNGVLEGIRICRQGFPNRIVFQEFRQRYEILTPNSIPKGFMDGKQACVLMIKSLELDPNLFRIGQSKVFFRAGVLAHLEEERDMKITDVIISFQAWCRGYVARKAFARRQQQLTAMKVIQRNCSAYLKLRNWQWWRLFTKVKPLLQVSRQEEEMQAKDDELSKVKERQEYAEIQLQEMEVKQHQLSAEKQALQEQLQAETELCAEAEEMRARLAAKKQELEEILHDLEARVEEEEERATHLQTEKKKMQQNITDLEQQLDEEEAARQRLQLEKVTTDSKLKKIEEDVMVLEDQNNKLMKEKKLMEERIAEFTSNLTEEEEKSKSLQKLKNKHEAMITDLEDRLRREEKGRQELEKNRRKLEGDSTDLLDQIAELQAQIAELRAQLAKKEEELQAALARIEEEAAQKNLAQKKIREMEAQLSELQEDLELERTARTKAEKNRRDLGEELEALKTELEDTLDSTAAQQELRTKRETEVNQLKKVLEDEAKVHEQQVVEMRLKHSQAFDELNEQLEQAKRNKVSVDKTKQALESERNELAIELQTLMQGKGDSEHRRKKAESQVQELQVKHGESERQRIELAEKVAKMQAELETVNGLLSEVEGKSIKASKDCSAVESQLQDVQELLQEETRQKLSMGTRLRQLEDEQNTLREQLEEEEEGKRNVEKQLLTVQAQLAEIKKKSEQEAGCLENAEEGKKRLQRDLEGLSQRMEEKCSAFEKLDKTKTRLQQELDDMVVDQDHLRQIVTNLEKKQKKFDQMLAEEKTISCRYAEERDKAEAEAREKETRALALTRQLESLIDMKDETDRANKLLRAEMEDLVSSKDDVGKSVHELEKSKRGMEQQLEEMRTQLEELEDELQATEDAKLRLEVNMQAMKAQYERDLAGRDEMGEEKKRQLVKQVREMELELEDERKQRSVAVAARKKLELDLKELEAAIDMANKNRDEALKQLKKLQAQMKELLRELEDTRMSRDEIMAQAKENEKKLKSMEADMIQMTEELASAERVKRQAQQERDELQDEINNQAAKNALIAEEKRRLEARIAQLEEELEEEQCNTELVNDRLKRALLQTDQMTVELTAERSTSQRLEGARSQLERQNKELKLKLQELEGTVKSKYKATIAALEAKIAQLEEQVDIETRERQQASKLVRRTEKKLKEVVLAVDDERRNTEQYKDQSDKLNSRMKQLKRQLEESEEEAQRANANRRKLQRELEDATESADAMNREVSTLKSKLRRGDLPFTMRRIVSRAGIESDEESEPKSETPEPKPE encoded by the exons ATGGCGACGGACGCAGACAAGTTCCTGTACGTGGACCGCAACATGGTCAACAACCCTCTGGCCCAGGCAGACTGGGCCACCAAGAAGCTGGTGTGGGTGCCGTCGGAGCGGCTGGGCTTCGAGGCGGGATCTGTGAAGGAGGAGCGAGGTGAAGAGTGCCTGGTGGAGCTGGCAGACTCTGGCAAGAAGGTGAAAGTCAACAAGGACGACATCCAGAAGATGAACCCGCCCAAGTTCAGCAAGGTGGAAGACATGGCTGAGCTCACCTGCCTGAACGAGGCCTCGGTGCTGCACAACCTCAAGGAGAGATATTACTCTGGCCTCATCTAC ACATACTCCGGGCTCTTCTGTGTGGTCATAAACCCCTATAAGAATCTGCCCATCTACTCAGAAGAGATTGTGGATATGTACAAGGGCAAGAAGAGGCATGAAATGCCCCCCCATATATACGCCATCactgacacggcctacaggagcATGATGCAGG ACCGTGAAGACCAGTCCATTCTTTGCAC AGGAGAGTCTGGTGCTGGGAAGACAGAGAACACCAAGAAGGTCATTCAGTATCTGGCCCATGTGGCCTCTTCCCACAAGACCAAGAAAGACCAG GGTGAGCTGGAGAAGCAGCTGCTGCAAGCTAACCCCATCCTGGAGGCCTTTGGAAACGGCAAGACTGTGAAGAACGACAACTCCTCACGATTT ggaaAATTCATCAGGATTAACTTCGACGTCAACGGATACATCGTGGGGGCCAACATTGAAACCT ACCTGCTGGAGAAGTCCCGTGCCATCCGCCAGGCCAAAGACGAGAGGACCTTCCATGTCTTCTATTACATGCTCACTGGTGCTGGAGACAAACTGCGCT CCGAGCTGTGTCTGGAGGGCTACAACAACTACCGCTTCCTGGTCAATGGAAACGTGACCATCCCTGGCCAGCAGGATAAGGACCTGTTCACTGAGACCCTGGAGGCCTTCAGGATCATGGGCATTCCAGAGGACGAACAGATTG GTCTGCTGAAGGTGGTGTCTTCCGTGCTCCAGCTGGGCAACATGAGCTTTAAGAAGGAGCGTcattcagaccaggcctccatgCCTGACGACACGG CTGCTCAGAAGGTGTGCCACCTGATGGGCATGAGCGTGACAGACTTCACCCGTGCCATCCTGTCCCCTCGTATCAAGGTGGGCAGGGACTACGTGCAGAAGGCCCAGACCCAGGAACAGGCTGAGTTTGCTGTGGAGGCTCTGGCCAAGGCCACCTACGAGAGGATGTTCCGCTGGCTGGTGATGAGGATCAACAAGGCCCTGGACAAGACCAAGAGACAGGGAGCCTCCTTCATCGGCATCCTGGACATCGCTGGCTTTGAGATCTTTGAG CTGAACTCATTTGAGCAGCTGTGCATCAACTACACCAACGAGAAGCTGCAGCAGCTGTTCAACCACACCATGTTCATCCTGGAGCAGGAGGAGTACCAGAGGGAGGGCATCGAGTGGAGCTTCATCGACTTCGGCCTGGACCTGCAGCCCTGCATCGACCTCATTGAGAAGCCT GCTAGCCCCCCTGGTATCCTTGCCCTTTTGGATGAGGAGTGCTGGTTCCCCAAAGCCACTGACAAGAGCTTTGTGGAGAAGGTCCTGCAGGAGCAGGGCACCCACTCCAAGTTCCACAAGCCCAAGAAACTGAAAGATGAGGCTGACTTCTGCATCATTCACTATGCCGGGAAG GTGGACTACAAGGCTGACGAGTGGCTGATGAAGAACATGGACCCTCTGAACGACAACGTGGCCACGCTGCTCAACCAGTCCACTGACAAGTTTGTGTCTGAACTGTGGAAGGACG TGGATCGTATTGTGGGCCTGGATAAGGTTGCAGGGATGTCTGAGATGCCCGGTGCCTTTAAGACCCGTAAGGGCATGTTCCGCACGGTGGGCCAGCTTTACAAGGAGCAGCTGTCCAAGCTCATGGCCACTCTGAGGAACACCAACCCCAACTTCGTCCGCTGCATCATCCCCAACCACGAGAAGAAG GCTGGTAAGCTCGACCCCCACCTGGTTCTGGACCAGCTGAGGTGTAATGGTGTTCTGGAGGGGATCCGTATCTGCAGACAGGGCTTCCCCAACCGTATCGTCTTCCAGGAGTTCAGACAGAG GTATGAGATCCTCACTCCCAACTCCATCCCCAAGGGCTTCATGGATGGCAAACAGGCCTGTGTGCTCATG ATCAAAAGCCTGGAGCTGGATCCCAACCTGTTCAGGATTGGTCAGAGTAAGGTGTTCTTCAGGGCTGGAGTGCTGgctcacctggaggaggagagagatatgaagatcactgacgtcatcatcaGCTTCCAGGCCTGGTGCAGAGGCTACGTGGCCCGCAA GGCCTTTGCCAGGAGACAGCAGCAGCTGACCGCCATGAAGGTGATCCAGAGGAACTGTTCAGCCTACCTCAAACTCAGAAACTGGCAGTGGTGGAGACTCTTCACCAAG GTCAAGCCCCTGCTGCAGGTGAGCAGGCAGGAGGAGGAGATGCAGGCCAAGGACGATGAGCTGAGCAAGGTGAAGGAGAGGCAGGAGTATGCTGAGATACAGCTGCAGGAGATGGAGGTCAAACAGCACCAG TTGAGTGCTGAGAAGCAGGCCCTGCAGGAGCAGCTGCAGGCTGAGACGGAGCTGTGTGCCGAGGCTGAGGAGATGAGAGCCCGTCTGGCCGCTAAGAAGCAGGAGCTGGAGGAGATCCTTCATGACCTGGAGgccagagtggaggaggaggaggagagagccacacatctgcagacagagaagaagaagatgcAGCAGAACATCACA gacctGGAGCAGCAGTTGGATGAGGAGGAGGCTGCCAGGCAGAGGCTGCAGCTGGAGAAGGTGACCACAGACTCCAAGCTGAAGAAGATCGAGGAGGACGTCATGGTTCTTGAAGACCAGAACAACAAGCTCATGAAG GAGAAAAAGCTAATGGAGGAGCGTATCGCTGAGTTCACCTCTAACctgactgaggaggaggagaagtccAAGAGCCTTCAGAAACTCAAGAACAAACACGAGGCCATGATCACTGACCTAGAGG ACCGCCTGCGCAGGGAGGAGAAGGGCCGTCAGGAGCTGGAGAAGAACAGGCGTAAGCTGGAGGGAGACTCTACTGATCTCCTTGACCAGATAGCTGAGCTGCAGGCCCAGATCGCTGAGCTCCGCGCCCAGCTGGCTAAGAAGGAGGAGGAGCTGCAGGCAGCCCTGGCCAG gatTGAGGAGGAAGCAGCCCAGAAGAACTTGGCCCAAAAGAAGATCCGGGAGATGGAAGCCCAGCTGTCTGAGCTGCAGGAGGACCTGGAGCTAGAGAGGACCGCACGCACCAAGGCTGAGAAGAACCGCAGGGACCTGGGAGAGGAGCTGGAGGCCCTCAAGACTGAGCTGGaggacacactggactccaccgcTGCCCAGCAAGAGCTCAG GACAAAGCGTGAGACTGAGGTGAACCAGCTAAAGAAGGTTCTAGAGGATGAAGCTAAGGTCCACGAGCAGCAGGTGGTGGAGATGAGACTGAAACATAGCCAGGCCTTTGACGAGCTCAACGAGCAACTGGAGCAGGCCAAGAGa AACAAGGTGTCGGTGGACAAGACTAAGCAGGCCCTGGAGAGTGAGCGTAACGAGCTGGCCATTGAGCTGCAGACCCTGATGCAGGGGAAGGGAGACTCTGAGCACCGCAGGAAGAAGGCTGAGAGCCAGGTCCAAGAGCTACAGGTCAAACATGGAGAGAGCGAGCGCCAGAGGATTGAGCTGGCAGAGAAAGTGGCCAAGATGCAG GCTGAGTTGGAGACTGTCAATGGCTTGCTCAGTGAGGTGGAAGGTAAGTCCATCAAAGCGTCCAAGGACTGCTCTGCTGTGGAGTCTCAGCTGCAGGATGTGCAG GAGCTTCTCCAGGAGGAGACTCGTCAGAAGCTGTCCATGGGTACTCGTCTGCGTCAGCTGGAGGATGAACAGAACACTCTGAGAGaacagctggaggaggaggaggagggcaagaGGAACGTGGAGAAGCAGCTGCTCACCGTGCAGGCTCAG CTGGCAGAGATTAAGAAGAAGTCTGAGCAGGAGGCGGGCTGTCTGGAGAACGCggaggaggggaagaagaggCTGCAGAGGGACCTGGAGGGGCTCAGCCAGCGGATGGAGGAGAAGTGCAGTGCCTTTGAGAAACTGGACAAGACCAAGACTCGTCTGCAGCAGGAGCTGGACGACATGGTGGTGGACCAAGACCACCTCAGACAGATCGTAACCAACCtggagaagaagcagaagaagttCGACCAG ATGCTGGCTGAGGAGAAGACCATCTCATGCCGCTATGCTGAGGAGAGGGACAAGGCTGAGGCTGAGGCCAGGGAAAAGGAGACCCGGGCCCTGGCTCTGACCCGCCAGCTGGAATCCCTCATTGACATGAAGGACGAGACGGACCGTGCCAACAAGCTGCTCCGCGCTGAGATGGAGGACCTGGTCTCCTCCAAGGACGACGTCGGCAAGAGT GTGCACGAGCTGGAGAAGTCCAAGCGTGGCATGGAGCAGCAGCTGGAGGAGATGAGAACTCAACTGGAGGAGCTTGAGGACGAGCTGCAGGCCACGGAGGACGCCAAGCTGCGTCTGGAGGTCAACATGCAGGCCATGAAGGCCCAATACGAGAGAGACCTGGCAGGACGAGATGAGATGGGCGAGGAGAAGAAGAGACAGCTGGTCAAACAG GTGCGGGAGATGGAGTTGGAGTTGGAGGATGAGAGGAAGCAGCGCTCTGTTGCCGTGGCAGCCCGTAAGAAGCTGGAGCTGGACCtgaaggagctggaggcagccatcGACATGGCCAACAAGAACCGTGATGAGGCCCTCAAACAGCTTAAGAAGCTCCAG GCCCAGATGAAGGAGCTGCTGAGGGAGCTGGAGGACACTCGTATGTCCAGAGACGAGATCATGGCCCAGGCCAAGGAGAACGAGAAGAAGCTCAAGAGCATGGAGGCTGACATGATCCAGATGACAGAG GAGCTGGCTTCTGCAGAGCGTGTAAAGAGACAGGCCCAGCAAGAGAGAGACGAGCTGCAGGATGAGATCAACAACCAGGCCGCCAAGAA TGCTCTGATTGCGGAGGAGAAAAGGAGACTGGAGGCTCGTATCGCACAActggaggaggagctggaggaggagcaGTGTAACACTGAGCTGGTCAACGATAGGCTGAAGAGAGCTCTGCTGCAG ACTGACCAGATGACTGTGGAGCTGACGGCAGAGCGCAGTACCTCCCAGCGCCTGGAGGGGGCCCGCTCCCAGCTGGAGCGCCAGAACAAggagctgaagctgaagctgcAGGAGCTGGAGGGAACCGTCAAGTCCAAGTACAAGGCCACTATTGCCGCCCTGGAGGCCAAGATCGCCCAGCTGGAGGAGCAAGTGGACATCGAGACCAG AGAGAGGCAGCAGGCGTCCAAGCTGGTGCGCCGCACAGAGAAGAAGCTAAAGGAGGTCGTCCTCGCGGTGGACGACGAGAGACGCAACACAGAGCAGTACAAAGACCAG tcGGACAAGCTGAATTCTCGTATGAAGCAGCTGAAGAGGCAGCTTGAGGAGTCTGAGGAGGAGGCCCAGAGAGCCAACGCCAACCGCAGGAAACTGCAAAGGGAGCTGGAGGACGCCACAGAGTCAGCCGACGCCATGAACCGCGAGGTCAGCACCCTCAAGAGCAAGCTCAG GCGTGGGGACCTCCCCTTCACCATGCGCCGCATTGTCAGCCGCGCAGGCATTGAGAGCGACGAGGAGAGTGAGCCCAAGAGCGAGACCCCCGAGCCCAAGCCTGAATGA